A window of Chryseobacterium aquaeductus genomic DNA:
GTAGGAACATTTCCAAACACTGATGATTGTTTAGATTTTCCATTTGAAGGACTTTCTGAAAATCATTTGGTCATTGATCTTATTTACAACCCGAATTACTCTAAGTTTATCATGAAATCAGCCGAAAATAATGCTAAAACAGTAAACGGATATTATATGTTTGAGCAACAGGCAGAAAAAGCTTGGGAAATTTGGAATAATAAAAAAAAATAACATAAATTAGTAGTTTATTAGGCGTTTACTACATTTATAGAATAAAGCCACTCACATAAAAGATTTGCTATGACTACAGAAAACAATCTTTCTGAAAACGAAGAAAATACAATTTCTACCGAGGTAACTCAACAAGAAACATCGGAAAACGCAGCTTCTTCGGAGGAAACGCACGGTGAAGAAACCGAACATGTAGAGGAACATCTACACGCCGATATTTCTCTGGCCGATGCTCTCAAGGAAATGGAAAAAATAATCAATTCTACGTCAGCAGGAGAAAATTTCAGACAGTTTAATGTATTGAAAGAAAGAGCAAATCACGCTATTCATGATGAGATTGAAGACAAAAAACACGAATATACAGATGCCGGTAATGCCGCTGAAAACTTCAGCTACGAGCATCCCGCACAATCTAAACTTTCGGCGCTGATTCACATCTATAAAGAAAAACACGATGCTTTTCAGAAAGGTCAGGAAGAAGAGCAGAAAAAAAATCTAAATCACCGTCAGGCATTGATCGACAGATTAAAAAATCTCTACACCAATTCTGAACCTGGAGTCAATCTTTTTAAATCGATTCGTGAGATTAAAGAAGAATGGTCAAAAGCCGGACAGGTTGCAAAATCTGAATTTAAAATTCTAAACAATAATTATTTTCACCATTTGAATCAGTTTTATCAAATGTTGGATCTCAATAAAGAGTTTCTTGAGCAGGAATATAGCCACAATCTTGAAAAAAGGCAGCACATTATTGCTCGTGCAAAAGAGTTGGAAAATGAGCCTGTGGTACAAAAAGCCCTGAACGAATTGCAATATCTGCACAAACTTTGGAAAGAAGAAGCAGAGCCGGTAGCAGAAGAATTCCGTGAGAAAACGTGGGAAGAATTCAAAGAAATCTCTAATAAGATTCACGAGAGAAAATCTGAACTTTCTGCAGCCATAGAAACTGAGCAGACTGCAAATCTTGAAAAGAAAAACGAAATCATTGCTGAGATTAAGAAATTGTCTGAGCCAAAAGATACTCCTAACCATAACTACTGGCAAAACTCAATCAAAAGAGTGGAAGAACTTCGTTCAGAATTCTTAAAAACTGGAAGTGTTCCGAGAAAATTATCCAACAACAACTGGAATGATTTTAAATCTACCCTAAGAAGTTTTAATACTACAAAAAACAATTATTATAAATCATTGAAAGGCTCTCAACAGGAGAATTTAGATGAAAAATTAAAACTGATTCAGACTGCGAAAGACAATATGCTTTCTGAGGATTGGGATATTGCTGTTGCACTTTTCAAAAAGCTTCAGGAAGACTGGAAAAAAATCGGTCACGTTCCCAAAAGCATGACTAACAAAATCTGGGACGATTTCCGTGAGGCTTGTAACACGTTTTTTAATAATTACAGAGAAAAAAGCAGCGCGTCTACAGATAATTGGAAAGAAAATTACAAGCATAAAAAAGATATTCTTGAAGAATTGAAAACAATTTCTGATGAGGAAGGAAGTATTGAAAAGATTGAAAACATCAAAACCGCTTGGAACAATATCGGAAAAGTACCAAGAGATAAAATCGGGATTAATTCTGAGTTTAATAAAACTTTAAGAGAAAAATTAAAACTCAATAAGATCAACGAACTTGAGTTGAAGGAAGAAGGTCTTTCTGAAAATCAATTGACGGATAAAGCAAGAAAAATCAAGAGTCAAATCTCTGATCTTGAAGGCGAAATTGTAAAGTTGGAAAACAATTTGGCATTCTTCAAAAAGCCATCGAGAGAAAACCCAATGCTTACGGAAACGTACAATACAATCGACAGTAAGAAAAGTCATCTTGAGACTTTGAAGCAAAATTTGCATAACATCATCTCTGGAGATTAAATAGTAAATAAAATTTTATACAGGCGAAGCAAAGAAATTTGTCTTCGCTTTTTTCATATTATGCAAGACGAATTTTATATCAAAAGATGCATCGAGCTCGCTAAAAAAGCGCTGGGAGACACCTACCCCAACCCTTTGGTCGGAAGCGTGATTGTACATAATGACAAAATTATCGGTGAAGGCTACCATCACAAAGCAGGAGAAAATCATGCAGAAATAAACGCGATCAATTCTGTTGAAGATAAAAGTCTCATTCCTGAATCTACGATTTATGTTTCTCTGGAGCCATGTGCTCATTTTGGAAAAACACCTCCGTGTGCTTTGAAAATTATGGAACTAGGCTTCAAAAAAGTAGTTATCGGCGCGATGGATTCTCATGACAAAGTAAACGGGAAAGGAAAAAAAATCATTCAGGATGCCGGAATTGAAGTAGCTTCAGGAATTTTGGAAAAAGAATGTATTGATTTAAACAAAAGATTCTTCACTTTCCATGAGAAAAAACGTCCTTTCATTGTTTTGAAGTGGGCACAATCCGGTAACGGATTGATGGATAAGGATTTTAAACCTTTTCAAATAAGTAATTCTCTTACAAAACAATATGTTCATGAATTGAGAAATAGTGAACACGCAATTCTCATTGGAACAATGACTGCTCTTCGGGACAACCCAAGTTTAACTACCAGAGAAATAACAGGTAGAAATCCTACTAGAATTTTGATTGATATTGATCTGAAAGTTCCGACCAATTACAATATTTACAATAATGAAGCGGAAACTCTGGTTTTTAATTCTGTAAAAAGCTCTGAGGAAGGAAATATAAGATTCATCAAAACAGAAAGAGAAAATTTCATCGA
This region includes:
- a CDS encoding DUF349 domain-containing protein, producing the protein MTTENNLSENEENTISTEVTQQETSENAASSEETHGEETEHVEEHLHADISLADALKEMEKIINSTSAGENFRQFNVLKERANHAIHDEIEDKKHEYTDAGNAAENFSYEHPAQSKLSALIHIYKEKHDAFQKGQEEEQKKNLNHRQALIDRLKNLYTNSEPGVNLFKSIREIKEEWSKAGQVAKSEFKILNNNYFHHLNQFYQMLDLNKEFLEQEYSHNLEKRQHIIARAKELENEPVVQKALNELQYLHKLWKEEAEPVAEEFREKTWEEFKEISNKIHERKSELSAAIETEQTANLEKKNEIIAEIKKLSEPKDTPNHNYWQNSIKRVEELRSEFLKTGSVPRKLSNNNWNDFKSTLRSFNTTKNNYYKSLKGSQQENLDEKLKLIQTAKDNMLSEDWDIAVALFKKLQEDWKKIGHVPKSMTNKIWDDFREACNTFFNNYREKSSASTDNWKENYKHKKDILEELKTISDEEGSIEKIENIKTAWNNIGKVPRDKIGINSEFNKTLREKLKLNKINELELKEEGLSENQLTDKARKIKSQISDLEGEIVKLENNLAFFKKPSRENPMLTETYNTIDSKKSHLETLKQNLHNIISGD
- the ribD gene encoding bifunctional diaminohydroxyphosphoribosylaminopyrimidine deaminase/5-amino-6-(5-phosphoribosylamino)uracil reductase RibD, which gives rise to MQDEFYIKRCIELAKKALGDTYPNPLVGSVIVHNDKIIGEGYHHKAGENHAEINAINSVEDKSLIPESTIYVSLEPCAHFGKTPPCALKIMELGFKKVVIGAMDSHDKVNGKGKKIIQDAGIEVASGILEKECIDLNKRFFTFHEKKRPFIVLKWAQSGNGLMDKDFKPFQISNSLTKQYVHELRNSEHAILIGTMTALRDNPSLTTREITGRNPTRILIDIDLKVPTNYNIYNNEAETLVFNSVKSSEEGNIRFIKTERENFIEKLIKKLYELQILSVIIEGGSLVLQQFIDAGLWDETIVIKNHELTIENGTKAPKFQHEPFKVKKFRDNMLEIHKNFE